One part of the Streptomyces lienomycini genome encodes these proteins:
- a CDS encoding GntR family transcriptional regulator: MSLDLGVDRSSPVPLYFQLAQQLEAAIEHGALTPGSLLGNEIELAARLGLSRPTVRQAIQSLVDKGLLVRRRGVGTQVVHSKVRRPLELSSLYDDLEAAGQRPATKVLVNTVVPATTEVAAALGVAEGSDVHRVERLRLTHGEPMAYMCNFLPSGLLELDTGQLEATGLYRLMRAAGITLHSARQTIGARAATTDEAERLGEGEGAPLLTMERTTFDDTGRAVEFGTHTYRPSRYSFEFQLLVRS, from the coding sequence GTGTCGCTGGACCTCGGCGTGGATCGCAGCAGCCCCGTGCCGCTGTACTTCCAGCTGGCGCAGCAGCTGGAGGCGGCGATCGAGCACGGCGCGCTGACCCCCGGCAGCCTGCTGGGCAACGAGATCGAGCTGGCCGCACGGCTCGGTCTGTCCCGGCCCACCGTCCGCCAGGCCATCCAGTCGCTGGTCGACAAGGGCCTGCTCGTGCGCCGCCGGGGCGTCGGCACCCAGGTCGTGCACAGCAAGGTCAGGCGCCCGCTGGAACTCAGCAGCCTCTACGACGACCTGGAGGCGGCCGGACAGCGCCCGGCCACGAAGGTCCTGGTCAACACCGTCGTCCCCGCCACCACCGAGGTCGCCGCCGCGCTCGGCGTGGCCGAGGGGAGCGACGTGCACCGCGTCGAGCGGCTGCGGCTGACGCACGGGGAGCCGATGGCGTACATGTGCAACTTCCTGCCGTCCGGGCTGCTCGAACTCGACACCGGCCAGCTGGAGGCCACCGGCCTCTACCGGCTGATGCGCGCCGCCGGGATCACCCTGCACAGCGCCCGTCAGACCATCGGCGCCCGCGCCGCCACCACCGACGAGGCCGAGCGGCTCGGCGAGGGCGAGGGCGCCCCCCTGCTCACCATGGAACGCACGACCTTCGACGACACGGGACGCGCGGTCGAGTTCGGCACGCACACCTACCGGCCCTCCCGCTACTCCTTCGAGTTCCAGCTGCTCGTACGGTCCTGA
- a CDS encoding sugar kinase, which translates to MTEALPHRAAPPGDPGPPGEGRRHMIRRRALTLLTIVLLIGVPAGYLAISAGQSRDSGRDKEAKYAATGMTEGWPSKLQRRIYEVPVPVPSDEVAYYETNNWKTSRLYVQFETTDAGLDVFLAGLGVTRDALVQDKIAISDRAQRVTGWEFGGSGPWWGVVKEQRDPAPTQDVVVNMEDPDYPMVYVVSHTVP; encoded by the coding sequence GTGACCGAGGCACTGCCGCACCGGGCGGCACCGCCCGGGGACCCCGGGCCCCCGGGCGAGGGCCGCCGGCACATGATCCGGCGCCGCGCGCTGACGCTGCTCACCATCGTGCTGCTCATCGGCGTACCCGCCGGTTACCTCGCGATCTCCGCCGGCCAGAGCCGCGACAGCGGACGGGACAAGGAGGCGAAGTACGCGGCGACCGGCATGACCGAGGGCTGGCCGTCCAAGCTGCAGCGCCGCATCTACGAGGTGCCCGTCCCGGTCCCGTCCGACGAGGTCGCGTACTACGAGACGAACAACTGGAAGACCAGCCGGCTCTACGTCCAGTTCGAGACCACCGACGCCGGCCTCGACGTCTTCCTGGCGGGGCTCGGCGTCACCCGGGACGCGCTGGTGCAGGACAAGATCGCGATCAGCGACCGTGCCCAGCGGGTTACCGGATGGGAGTTCGGCGGATCCGGCCCCTGGTGGGGCGTCGTCAAGGAACAGCGGGACCCCGCGCCGACCCAGGACGTCGTCGTGAACATGGAGGATCCGGACTACCCGATGGTGTACGTCGTCTCGCACACCGTCCCGTAG
- a CDS encoding SDR family NAD(P)-dependent oxidoreductase, with amino-acid sequence MNTNTNTKSLAHFPAPLSGRTALVTGGSRGIGAATALRLAREGADVALTYVNGKDAAEDVVRAVEALGRRAVALRSDAADAEEAAGAVERAQAFGGGLDVLVNNAGLGLLGPVESFSVADVDRLLAVNVRGVFLTSQAAASRMSDGGRIITVGTCMSQRVPGPGGTLYTMSKSALIGLTKALARELAPRGITANIVHPGPIDTDMNPADGPFADAQAALTALGRFGTADEVASTVAHLATASYVTGAEFAVDGGHAA; translated from the coding sequence ATGAACACGAACACGAACACGAAGTCACTGGCGCACTTCCCGGCGCCCCTGTCCGGCCGGACGGCCCTGGTGACCGGCGGCAGCCGGGGCATCGGTGCGGCGACCGCGCTGCGGCTGGCGCGGGAGGGCGCGGACGTGGCCCTCACCTATGTGAACGGCAAGGACGCGGCGGAGGACGTCGTACGGGCCGTCGAGGCGCTGGGGCGCCGGGCGGTGGCCCTGCGGTCGGACGCCGCCGACGCGGAGGAGGCGGCGGGGGCGGTCGAGCGGGCCCAGGCGTTCGGCGGCGGCCTCGACGTACTGGTCAACAACGCGGGTCTCGGGTTGCTCGGGCCGGTGGAGAGCTTCTCCGTCGCCGACGTCGACCGGCTGCTGGCCGTGAACGTCCGCGGGGTCTTCCTGACCTCCCAGGCGGCCGCGTCCCGCATGAGCGACGGCGGGCGGATCATCACCGTCGGCACCTGCATGTCCCAGCGGGTGCCGGGACCCGGCGGCACGCTCTACACGATGAGCAAGTCGGCGCTGATCGGGCTGACCAAGGCGCTGGCGAGGGAACTGGCTCCGCGCGGGATCACGGCGAACATCGTGCATCCGGGGCCGATCGACACCGACATGAACCCGGCGGACGGCCCCTTCGCGGACGCGCAGGCGGCCCTGACGGCGCTGGGCCGCTTCGGCACGGCGGACGAGGTGGCGTCGACGGTGGCCCACCTGGCGACCGCGTCGTACGTCACCGGCGCGGAGTTCGCGGTGGACGGCGGCCACGCCGCTTGA
- a CDS encoding ABC transporter permease, with amino-acid sequence MNATQVKGADERILQTSPLRKLLGRPELGSVVGAIAVFVFFAFLADSFLRASSLSTVLYAASTIGIMAVPVALLMIGGEFDLSAGVMVTSSALVSSMFSYQMTANVWVGVGVSLLVTLAIGAFNGFMLTRTNLPSFIITLGTFLMLTGLNLGFTKLVDGTVSTKSIDDMEGFPSARDVFASTITVGGVGFKVTILWWLALVAVASWILLRTRAGNWIFAVGGNKDAARAVGVPVTRTKIGLYMGVGLGAWISGQHLLFSYDVVQSGEGVGNELIYIIAAVIGGCLITGGYGSAVGSAVGAFIFGMTSKGIVFAEWNPDWFKFFLGAMLLLATLLNAWVRKRAEATK; translated from the coding sequence ATGAACGCCACCCAGGTGAAGGGAGCTGACGAAAGGATTCTGCAGACCTCTCCGCTGCGGAAACTCCTCGGCCGCCCCGAGCTGGGCTCCGTCGTCGGCGCGATCGCCGTCTTCGTCTTCTTCGCGTTCCTCGCCGACAGCTTCCTGCGCGCCTCCAGCCTCAGCACGGTGCTCTACGCCGCCTCCACGATCGGCATCATGGCCGTCCCGGTGGCGCTGCTGATGATCGGCGGGGAGTTCGACCTGTCCGCGGGCGTCATGGTCACCTCGTCGGCGCTGGTGTCGTCGATGTTCAGCTACCAGATGACCGCCAACGTCTGGGTCGGTGTCGGCGTGTCGCTGCTGGTCACCCTGGCCATCGGCGCCTTCAACGGCTTCATGCTCACCCGCACCAATCTGCCCAGCTTCATCATCACGCTCGGCACCTTCCTGATGCTGACCGGCCTGAACCTGGGCTTCACCAAGCTCGTCGACGGCACCGTCTCCACCAAGTCGATCGACGACATGGAGGGCTTCCCCTCCGCCCGCGACGTCTTCGCCTCCACGATCACCGTCGGCGGCGTCGGCTTCAAGGTCACCATCCTGTGGTGGCTCGCCCTGGTCGCCGTCGCCAGCTGGATCCTGCTGCGCACCCGCGCGGGCAACTGGATCTTCGCGGTCGGCGGAAACAAGGACGCCGCGCGCGCGGTGGGCGTCCCGGTCACCAGGACCAAGATCGGCCTCTACATGGGCGTCGGCCTCGGCGCCTGGATCTCCGGCCAGCACCTGCTCTTCTCCTACGACGTCGTCCAGTCCGGCGAGGGCGTCGGCAACGAGCTGATCTACATCATCGCGGCCGTCATCGGCGGCTGCCTGATCACCGGCGGCTACGGCAGCGCCGTCGGCTCGGCGGTCGGCGCGTTCATCTTCGGCATGACCAGCAAGGGCATCGTCTTCGCCGAGTGGAACCCCGACTGGTTCAAGTTCTTCCTCGGAGCGATGCTGCTCCTCGCGACCCTGCTCAACGCCTGGGTCCGCAAGCGCGCGGAGGCCACCAAGTGA
- a CDS encoding sugar ABC transporter substrate-binding protein — MARFRTWVGIALAGALSVSLAGCSSTGGKRAEDARKAASAEGRAAVNTPRWTFAMITHSGDGDTFWDIVQSGAEQAALKDNINFLYSHDDEAQQQAQLVNAAIDKKVDGIIVTLAKPDAMKSALARARKAGIPVITVNSGSEESKEFGALTHIGQDETIAGEAVGEELNERGREQAVCVLHEQGNVGHEQRCDGVEKTFDGKVQRLYVNGTSMPDVQSAIEAKLQTDKSVDAVVTLGAPYADTAVKAKQGAGSKAEIDTFDLNAKVAAGLEDGTLGFAVDQQPYLQGYEAVDLLWLYRYNADVLGGGRPVLTGPQIITKDDAAALADYTERGTR, encoded by the coding sequence GTGGCACGGTTTCGGACATGGGTGGGCATCGCGCTGGCAGGGGCACTGTCGGTGTCCCTGGCCGGCTGCAGCAGCACCGGCGGCAAGCGCGCCGAGGACGCCCGCAAGGCCGCGTCGGCCGAGGGCAGGGCGGCGGTGAACACCCCCCGCTGGACCTTCGCGATGATCACCCACTCGGGCGACGGCGACACCTTCTGGGACATCGTCCAGAGCGGCGCCGAGCAGGCCGCGCTCAAGGACAACATCAACTTCCTCTACTCCCACGACGACGAGGCGCAGCAGCAGGCCCAGCTCGTGAACGCGGCCATCGACAAGAAGGTCGACGGGATCATCGTCACGCTCGCCAAGCCCGACGCGATGAAGTCCGCCCTCGCCCGCGCGCGGAAGGCGGGTATCCCGGTGATCACCGTGAACTCCGGTTCCGAGGAGTCCAAGGAGTTCGGCGCCCTCACCCACATCGGCCAGGACGAGACGATCGCGGGCGAGGCCGTGGGCGAGGAGCTGAACGAGCGGGGCCGCGAGCAGGCGGTCTGCGTCCTGCACGAGCAGGGCAACGTCGGCCACGAGCAGCGCTGCGACGGCGTCGAGAAGACCTTCGACGGCAAGGTCCAGCGGCTCTACGTCAACGGCACCAGCATGCCGGACGTGCAGTCCGCCATCGAGGCCAAGCTCCAGACCGACAAGTCCGTCGACGCCGTGGTCACCCTCGGCGCCCCCTACGCCGACACCGCCGTCAAGGCCAAGCAGGGCGCGGGCAGCAAGGCCGAGATCGACACCTTCGACCTCAACGCCAAGGTGGCCGCCGGGCTGGAGGACGGCACCCTCGGCTTCGCCGTCGACCAGCAGCCCTACCTCCAGGGCTACGAGGCCGTCGACCTGCTGTGGCTGTACCGGTACAACGCCGACGTCCTCGGCGGCGGCCGGCCGGTGCTCACCGGCCCGCAGATCATCACGAAGGACGACGCCGCCGCGCTGGCCGACTACACGGAGCGGGGCACGCGATGA
- a CDS encoding sensor histidine kinase: MTSPAYAGRRWALPAAVVEDLYPGPARPGGRPRRTARDWIVDFTCFLVAVVIGLLAADTLDQEADLSPPLAVVDQLTGALACAAVWLRRRWPVGLAVVMVAVTPLSATAGGAALVSLFTVAVHRPFRYVAWVGGAGLLVQLLYYWMRPEPGLPFLASVVISALLTVAVVGWGMLARSKRLLLLSLRDRARRAETEARLRAEQAQRLAREAIAREMHDVLAHRLTLLSVHAGALEFRPDASREEIARAAGVIRESAHEALQDLREIIGVLRAAEPDDAGRPQPTLAGLDALVAESREAGMNVVLTGRAADPAAVPASVGRTAYRIAQEALTNARKHAPGTEVTVSVTGAPGDGLALSVRNAPPAGEVPHVPGSGQGLIGLTERASLAGGTLEHGPTAAGGFEVRARLPWS; encoded by the coding sequence ATGACGTCCCCCGCGTACGCAGGGCGCCGCTGGGCGCTGCCCGCGGCCGTGGTCGAGGATCTGTACCCGGGGCCCGCGCGGCCCGGTGGACGGCCGCGGCGCACCGCGCGCGACTGGATCGTCGACTTCACGTGCTTCCTGGTCGCGGTGGTCATCGGCCTGCTGGCCGCCGACACGCTCGACCAGGAGGCGGACCTCTCGCCGCCCCTGGCGGTCGTGGACCAGCTGACCGGCGCCCTGGCCTGCGCCGCCGTCTGGCTACGGCGCCGGTGGCCGGTCGGGCTGGCCGTGGTGATGGTTGCGGTGACCCCGCTCTCGGCCACCGCGGGCGGCGCGGCCCTCGTCTCCCTCTTCACGGTCGCCGTGCACCGGCCGTTCCGGTACGTGGCCTGGGTGGGAGGCGCCGGGCTCCTGGTGCAGCTCCTCTACTACTGGATGCGTCCGGAACCCGGCCTGCCGTTCCTGGCGTCGGTCGTGATCAGCGCGTTGCTCACCGTCGCGGTCGTCGGCTGGGGCATGCTCGCGCGGTCCAAGCGCCTGCTGCTGCTCAGTCTGCGCGACCGGGCCCGGCGTGCCGAGACGGAGGCGCGGCTGCGGGCCGAGCAGGCCCAGCGGCTGGCCCGGGAGGCCATCGCCCGTGAGATGCACGACGTCCTCGCGCACCGGCTGACCCTGCTCAGCGTGCACGCGGGCGCCCTGGAATTCAGGCCGGACGCCTCCCGGGAGGAGATCGCGCGGGCGGCGGGCGTCATCCGGGAGAGCGCGCACGAGGCCCTCCAGGACCTGCGGGAGATCATCGGCGTCCTGCGGGCGGCGGAACCCGACGACGCGGGCCGCCCCCAGCCGACGCTCGCGGGACTCGACGCGCTGGTCGCCGAGTCCCGCGAGGCCGGCATGAACGTCGTCCTCACGGGCCGCGCCGCCGACCCCGCGGCGGTCCCCGCCTCCGTCGGCCGTACCGCCTACCGCATCGCCCAGGAGGCCCTGACCAACGCGCGCAAGCACGCCCCCGGCACCGAGGTCACCGTCTCGGTCACCGGAGCGCCGGGCGACGGACTCGCGCTGTCGGTGCGCAACGCCCCGCCCGCGGGCGAGGTGCCCCACGTGCCCGGGTCCGGGCAGGGGCTGATCGGGCTGACCGAGCGGGCCTCGCTCGCGGGCGGCACCCTGGAGCACGGGCCCACGGCCGCGGGCGGGTTCGAAGTGCGGGCGAGGCTGCCGTGGAGCTGA
- a CDS encoding response regulator transcription factor — protein sequence MTAIRLLLVDDDPLVRAGLSFMLGGADDVEIVGEAADGDEVGALVDRTRPDVVLMDIRMPVVDGLTATERLRGRADAPQIIVLTTFHADEQVLRALRAGAAGFVLKDTPPAEILDAVRRVAAGDPVLSPAVTRRLMEQAAGTTPGTRRTRARARVDTLNDREREVAVAVGRGMANADIAAHLFMSVATVKAHVSRILARLDLDNRVQIALLTHDAGLLDDYQDDGTGRP from the coding sequence ATGACTGCGATCAGACTGCTCCTCGTCGACGACGACCCGCTCGTGCGGGCCGGGCTGTCCTTCATGCTGGGCGGCGCCGACGACGTGGAGATCGTCGGCGAGGCCGCCGACGGCGACGAGGTCGGGGCGCTCGTCGACCGCACCCGTCCGGACGTCGTCCTCATGGACATCCGGATGCCGGTGGTGGACGGCCTCACGGCGACCGAACGGCTACGGGGCCGCGCGGACGCCCCCCAGATCATCGTCCTCACCACCTTCCACGCCGACGAGCAGGTACTGCGGGCGCTGCGCGCCGGCGCCGCCGGGTTCGTCCTCAAGGACACCCCGCCCGCGGAGATCCTCGACGCGGTCCGTCGGGTCGCGGCCGGGGATCCCGTCCTGTCGCCCGCCGTGACCCGACGGCTGATGGAGCAGGCGGCCGGTACCACGCCCGGTACGCGGCGCACCCGCGCGCGTGCACGCGTGGACACCCTCAACGACCGCGAGCGCGAGGTCGCGGTCGCGGTCGGCCGGGGCATGGCCAACGCCGACATAGCGGCCCACCTCTTCATGAGCGTCGCCACGGTCAAGGCCCACGTCTCCCGCATCCTGGCCCGGCTCGACCTCGACAACCGGGTCCAGATCGCGTTGCTGACCCACGACGCGGGACTCCTGGACGACTACCAGGACGACGGGACCGGACGGCCGTGA
- a CDS encoding Gfo/Idh/MocA family protein: MRIGVIGTGRIGTVHANTLSRHRDVGSLILTDADLSRAQDLAHRLGETAAPGVDEIFQWGVDAVVITTATPAHAELIGRAARSGLPVFCEKPIALDLPGTLQAIAEVEAAGTILQMGFQRRFDTGYTGAREAVRSGRLGRLHTVRAVTSDQAPPPAGYLPQSGGLYRDTLIHDFDVLRWVTGREVVDVYAAGSDAGPPMFRAADDVDTGAALLTLDDGTLATVTATRLNGAGYDVRMELAGELDQIVVGLDDRTPIASTEPTGPPAADKPWTGFVERFGPAYEAELTTFVQVVRGERANPCDGREALRALRIAEACDISRRERRPVRLTEVPEVLTG, from the coding sequence ATGCGCATCGGGGTCATCGGAACGGGCCGCATCGGCACCGTTCACGCCAACACGCTCAGCCGCCATCGCGACGTGGGATCCCTGATCCTCACGGACGCCGACCTCTCGCGGGCCCAGGACCTGGCCCACCGGCTGGGCGAGACGGCGGCACCGGGGGTCGACGAGATCTTCCAGTGGGGCGTGGACGCGGTGGTGATCACCACGGCGACGCCGGCCCACGCCGAGCTGATCGGCCGGGCGGCGCGCTCGGGGCTGCCGGTGTTCTGCGAGAAGCCGATCGCCCTCGACCTGCCCGGCACGTTGCAGGCGATCGCCGAGGTGGAGGCCGCCGGGACGATCCTCCAGATGGGCTTCCAGCGCCGCTTCGACACCGGCTACACGGGCGCCAGGGAGGCGGTGCGGTCCGGGCGGCTCGGACGGCTGCACACCGTACGGGCGGTGACGAGCGACCAGGCTCCGCCGCCGGCCGGGTACCTGCCCCAGTCCGGCGGGCTGTACCGGGACACGCTCATCCACGACTTCGACGTGCTGCGCTGGGTGACCGGGCGGGAGGTCGTCGACGTGTACGCCGCCGGGTCCGACGCCGGTCCGCCGATGTTCCGCGCGGCGGACGACGTGGACACGGGTGCCGCCCTGCTCACACTGGACGACGGCACGCTGGCCACGGTGACGGCGACGCGGCTGAACGGGGCGGGGTACGACGTCCGCATGGAGCTGGCCGGGGAGCTGGACCAGATCGTCGTGGGCCTGGACGACCGGACGCCGATCGCGTCGACCGAGCCGACCGGCCCGCCCGCCGCGGACAAGCCGTGGACCGGTTTCGTGGAGCGTTTCGGGCCCGCCTACGAGGCCGAGCTGACCACGTTCGTGCAGGTCGTACGCGGTGAGCGGGCCAACCCCTGCGACGGGCGCGAGGCACTGCGGGCCCTGCGCATCGCGGAGGCCTGCGACATCTCCCGGCGCGAGCGCAGACCCGTACGGCTGACGGAGGTTCCCGAGGTGCTCACCGGCTGA
- a CDS encoding ROK family glucokinase — translation MSTYRDFTAPIGSRRAPVLRTVGTRERRSHLTAPRVPTVGIDIGGTKVMAGVVDADGNILEKLRTETPDKSKSPKVVEDTIVELVLDLSDRHDVHAVGIGAAGWVDADRNRVLFAPHLSWRNEPLRDRLAGRLAVPVLVDNDANSAAWAEWRFGAGRGEDHLVMITLGTGIGGAILEEGQVKRGKYGVAGEFGHMQVVPGGHRCPCGNRGCWEQYSSGNALVREARELAAADSPVAYGIIEHVKGSIGDITGPMITELARDGDAMCIELLQDIGQWLGVGIANLAAALDPSCFVIGGGVSAADDLLIGPARDAFKRQLTGRGYRPEARIVRAQLGPDAGMVGAADLARLVARRFRRAKRRRVERYERYERYAEARRESGESL, via the coding sequence ATGAGCACCTACCGCGACTTCACCGCCCCCATCGGCTCCCGCCGCGCCCCGGTCCTGCGCACCGTGGGCACCAGGGAACGCCGCTCGCACCTCACGGCACCCCGCGTGCCGACGGTCGGCATCGACATCGGCGGCACGAAAGTCATGGCGGGTGTGGTCGACGCCGACGGCAACATCCTGGAGAAGCTCCGCACGGAGACCCCGGACAAGTCCAAGAGCCCGAAGGTCGTCGAGGACACGATCGTCGAACTCGTCCTGGACCTCTCCGACCGGCACGACGTGCACGCCGTGGGCATCGGCGCGGCCGGCTGGGTCGACGCCGACCGCAACCGGGTGCTGTTCGCCCCCCACCTGTCCTGGCGCAACGAACCGCTGCGCGACCGCCTCGCCGGCCGCCTCGCCGTCCCCGTCCTGGTGGACAACGACGCCAACTCCGCCGCCTGGGCCGAGTGGCGGTTCGGTGCCGGCCGCGGCGAGGACCACCTCGTCATGATCACGCTCGGCACCGGCATCGGCGGCGCGATCCTCGAAGAGGGCCAGGTCAAGCGGGGCAAGTACGGCGTCGCCGGCGAGTTCGGGCACATGCAGGTCGTCCCCGGCGGCCACCGCTGCCCGTGCGGCAACCGCGGCTGCTGGGAGCAGTACAGCTCCGGGAACGCCCTGGTCAGGGAGGCCCGTGAGCTGGCCGCCGCCGACTCGCCGGTGGCCTACGGCATCATCGAGCACGTCAAGGGCAGCATCGGCGACATCACCGGTCCGATGATCACCGAGCTGGCCCGCGACGGCGACGCCATGTGCATCGAGCTGCTCCAGGACATCGGCCAGTGGCTCGGCGTCGGCATCGCCAACCTCGCCGCGGCCCTCGACCCGTCCTGCTTCGTGATCGGCGGCGGGGTCAGCGCCGCCGACGACCTGCTGATCGGCCCCGCGCGCGACGCCTTCAAGCGCCAGCTCACCGGCCGCGGCTACCGCCCCGAGGCCCGCATCGTCCGCGCCCAGCTCGGCCCCGACGCCGGCATGGTCGGTGCGGCGGACCTGGCCCGGCTGGTCGCCCGCCGGTTCCGCCGGGCCAAGCGGCGCCGGGTGGAGCGCTACGAGCGCTACGAGCGGTACGCCGAGGCCCGCCGCGAGTCCGGGGAGTCGCTGTGA
- a CDS encoding ATP-binding cassette domain-containing protein codes for MTQTEGRTALVELSGVSKNYGNVRALEGVSLEVRAGEITCVLGDNGAGKSTLIKIISGLHQHDGGTLSLDGEETRLSSPREALDRGIATVYQDLAVVPLMPVWRNFFLGSEPRKGVAPFKRMDVDHMRRTTHAELLRMGIDLRDVDQPIGTLSGGERQCVAIARAVYFGAKVLVLDEPTAALGVKQSGVVLKYVAAARDQGLGVVLITHNPHHAYLVGDRFVLLKRGTMVGNHEREDITLDELTRQMAGGNELDDLRHELQRTQGRGELRE; via the coding sequence GTGACGCAGACCGAAGGCCGTACGGCGCTCGTCGAGCTGTCCGGCGTCAGCAAGAACTACGGCAACGTACGCGCCCTGGAAGGCGTGTCCCTGGAGGTCCGCGCCGGGGAGATCACCTGCGTACTGGGCGACAACGGCGCGGGCAAGTCCACCCTCATCAAGATCATCTCCGGGTTGCACCAGCACGACGGCGGCACGCTGAGCCTGGACGGGGAGGAGACCCGCCTCTCCTCCCCGCGCGAGGCCCTGGACCGCGGCATCGCCACCGTCTACCAGGACCTCGCCGTCGTCCCCCTCATGCCGGTCTGGCGCAACTTCTTCCTGGGCTCCGAGCCGCGCAAGGGCGTCGCCCCGTTCAAGCGCATGGACGTGGACCACATGCGCCGCACCACCCACGCGGAACTCCTGCGCATGGGCATCGACCTGCGCGACGTCGACCAGCCCATCGGCACCCTCTCCGGCGGCGAACGCCAGTGCGTGGCGATCGCCCGCGCGGTGTACTTCGGCGCGAAGGTACTCGTCCTGGACGAGCCGACGGCGGCATTGGGCGTGAAGCAGTCGGGTGTGGTCCTGAAATACGTGGCGGCGGCACGTGACCAGGGCCTGGGTGTCGTCCTGATCACCCACAACCCGCACCACGCGTACCTGGTGGGGGACCGGTTCGTGCTGCTGAAGCGGGGCACGATGGTCGGCAACCACGAGCGCGAGGACATCACGCTGGACGAGCTGACGCGCCAGATGGCAGGCGGAAACGAACTGGACGATCTGCGCCATGAGCTGCAACGGACCCAGGGGCGCGGGGAACTGCGCGAGTAA